One stretch of Salvelinus sp. IW2-2015 unplaced genomic scaffold, ASM291031v2 Un_scaffold4479, whole genome shotgun sequence DNA includes these proteins:
- the LOC112077356 gene encoding LOW QUALITY PROTEIN: poly(A) polymerase gamma-like (The sequence of the model RefSeq protein was modified relative to this genomic sequence to represent the inferred CDS: inserted 1 base in 1 codon; deleted 1 base in 1 codon), with product MKEMSANRNSMHGGQQPQKHYGITSSISMAFPREVDHQYTHKLSEAMKPFGVFEDEDELNHRLAVLGKLNSFVKEWIAEISETKNLPPSAITNVGGKIFTFGSYRLGVHTKGADIDALCVSPRHVERTDFFDSFFAKLKLHEEIKDLRAVEDAFVPVIKFKFDGIEIDLLFARLALQSIPDNLDLRGDSHLRNLDIRCIRSLNGCRVTDEILYLVPNKENFRLTLRAIKLWAKRRGIYSNMLGFLGGVSWAMLVARTCQLYPNAVAATLVHKFFLVFSKWEWPNPVXLKQPEDSNLNLPVWDPRVNPSDRYHLMPIITPAYPQQNSTYNVSTSTRTIMSEEFKYGLSVTDDILQGKTRLVQTVPSANFFLKYKHYIVLTASASTEENQLEWIGLVESKIRVLVGNLERNEYITLAHVNPTSFPGNKESCSENEFVSMWFIGIIFKKVENTESVNIDLTYDIQSFTDTVYRQANNITMLKDGMKIEATHVKKKQLHQYLPVELVQRKKRSIVELNRNSNGGTSKRSSLDGSQLDSSRDTDSGTPFSSPTSVCKPSRPAASDTDDSLTPPKVPSLSVCGASSSVPDVSPPRTDQEQGLSIPVIGSKSEPSAPTASR from the exons ATGAAAGAAATGTCAGC GAACCGTAACAGTATGCATGGCGGGCAGCAGCCTCAGAAACACTATGGCATTACCTCGTCCATTAGCATGGCCTTCCCCAGGGAGGTGGACCATCAGTACACACACAAGCTCAGCGAGGCCATGAAACCCTTTGGGGTGTTCGAGGATGAGGACGAACTCAACCACAG ACTCGCAGTTCTTGGGAAGTTGAATTCATTTGTCAAGGAATGGATTGCCGAGATCAGTGAAACGAAG AACCTCCCACCATCGGCGATAACCAATGTGGGGGGAAAGATCTTCACCTTTGGGTCTTACCGGCTTGGAGTTCACACTAAAG GGGCGGATATTGATGCCTTGTGTGTATCGCCGCGACACGTGGAGAGGACAGACTTCTTCGACTCATTCTTTGCAAAGCTCAAACTGCACGAAGAGATCAAAGATCTACGg GCGGTGGAGGATGCCTTTGTACCTGTGATCAAATTCAAGTTTGACGGCATCGAG ATTGACCTGCTGTTTGCGCGGCTGGCTCTGCAGTCCATCCCAGATAACCTGGATCTGAGAGGAGACTCCCACCTGAGGAACCTGGACATCCGCTGCATCCGCAGCCTCAATG gcTGCAGAGTGACAGACGAGATCCTGTACTTGGTACCAAACAAGGAGAACTTCAGACTAACCCTGAGGGCCATCAAGCTGTGGGCCAAAC GCCGTGGAATCTACTCCAACATGTTGGGCTTCCTGGGTGGAGTCTCCTGGGCCATGCTGgtagccaggacctgccagctCTACCCCAACGCTGTGGCAGCCACTCTCGTACACAAGTTCTTCCTCGTCTTCTCCAAATG GGAATGGCCGAATCCTG CTTTGAAACAGCCTGAAGACAGCAATCTGAATCTACCTGTTTGGGATCCACGA GTGAACCCGTCAGACAGGTACCACCTGATGCCCATCATCACGCCAGCCTACCCCCAGCAGAACTCCACCTACAACGTCTCCACTTCCACACGCACCATCATGAGCGAGGAGTTCAAATACG gtctcagtgtcACAGATGACATCCTTCAGGGGAAAACCCGACTGGTCCAAACTGTTCCATCCGCCAACTTTTTCCTGAAGTACAA GCATTATATTGTT CTGACTGCCAGTGCATCCACAGAAGAAAACCAATTAGAATG GATCGGTCTGGTGGAGTCTAAGATCCGTGTCCTGGTGGGGAACCTGGAGAGGAACGAGTACATCACCCTGGCACACGTCAACCCCACATCCTTCCCCGGGAACAAGGAGAGCTGTAGCGA GAACGAGTTTGTCTCCATGTGGTTCATTGGGATCATCTTCAAGAAAGTGGAGAACACAGAGAGCGTCAACATCGACCTGACCTACGACATCCAGTCCTTCACAGACACAg TTTACAGGCAGGCCAACAACATCACCATGCTGAAGGATGGGATGAAGATCGAAGCGACGCACGtgaagaagaagcagctccacCAGTACCTTCCTGTTGAGCTGgtgcagaggaagaagagg AGCATAGTGGAGCTGAACCGCAACTCCAACGGCGGGACTTCCAAGCGTTCCTCTCTCGATGGCAGTCAGCTGGACAGTTCCAGAGACACTGACTCCGGGACTCCCTTCAGCTCTCCCACCTCCGTCTGCAAGCCGTCCAGGCCGGCCGCCTCGGACACAGACGACAG TTTGACACCCCCCAAGGTGCCGAGTCTCTCTGTTTGTGGAGCCAGCTCCTCAGTGCCAGACGTCTCTCCACCCAGGACCGATCAGGAGCAGGGTTTGTCCATCCCCGTCATTGGATCAA agtCCGAGCCCTCTGCCCCAACGGCCAGTCGGTAG